From Deltaproteobacteria bacterium, one genomic window encodes:
- a CDS encoding ComEC/Rec2 family competence protein gives MNLAGPIARPLVPLTLALIGGIASPAWGIDFSYRWAAGASLFILLGLGLAWFYGRSCRGLSLVLFWLIGLASYQLALNPPLPANHVCHLPADSAISLIGRIDQPPKALASGWRFELEADSWLGPQGWQATTGRVQVYAPLMPKALRVGERVAILVRLRPVENFLNPGSFDRRRFLARQQIFTAATLKESQHLVRLAPSREPWWPSQWIIRFRARATDFLEQQPQPSRALFKALLLGDQGEITPEMRQAFSRTGTSHLIAISGLHLGMVAAVAFGLFFWLLRRSVWLLLRVNAIKIAALAAIIPVWGYGLIAGGSPATQRAEIMILVYLLLVLLDRHRDLYSALALAALVILTLSPLTLFTVSFQLSFISVLGLIYLTPKWAPSLKAWWYEGELPRGLRRRLAFWIGDALAASGAATLATLPLVAASFNLVPTYGVLVNLVAIPLFSTLTVPLGLAALVLLPWSSGLAQPLISLGNLLLKAGIWVIFQGARLPLSSLTVPTPTPLQIGAFYLLVFGLFPRRRNFWSWASVGLSALLLMGSIGYQALSLRIKSNLEITSLDTRGEMAALATLPGGTRMVISGGVPTCGDFARGSRSLLTSFLHYCQVSQVDYLVALATTRQNAGTLLTVAQNFTLGQFWYEGGRVPDPAFWELRNMLGDQRLPVLNLAIKPPPAEIQGIEIRLFQESRWPGGRSHGPVVLQLGYKNQRLLFIPPARREWLGRLADFGTALASEVVWAPRRLTDSKFWGTLLPYLHPQVVVVSGGSGEKEPGKQDGLGTIKWYYTDQGAVTAVVSDSGLTMRQWRP, from the coding sequence ATGAACCTGGCTGGGCCGATAGCCCGGCCCCTGGTGCCTCTGACTCTGGCCCTGATCGGGGGCATCGCCAGCCCCGCCTGGGGGATAGACTTCTCTTACCGGTGGGCGGCAGGGGCGTCCCTGTTTATTCTTTTAGGACTAGGCCTGGCCTGGTTTTATGGTCGTTCTTGCCGGGGGCTGTCGTTAGTGCTTTTTTGGCTGATTGGCCTGGCCTCCTATCAGCTCGCCCTGAACCCGCCCTTACCGGCTAACCATGTCTGTCACCTTCCGGCTGATTCAGCTATCTCCCTGATCGGCAGGATAGATCAACCTCCGAAAGCGCTTGCCTCCGGGTGGCGATTCGAACTCGAAGCCGATTCCTGGCTCGGTCCGCAAGGGTGGCAAGCGACTACTGGTAGAGTTCAGGTTTATGCTCCCTTAATGCCAAAAGCGCTGCGGGTGGGAGAGCGGGTGGCGATTCTGGTCAGACTGCGCCCGGTGGAAAATTTCCTTAACCCCGGAAGCTTTGATCGTCGCCGGTTTTTGGCCCGGCAACAGATATTCACCGCCGCTACCCTAAAAGAAAGCCAGCACCTGGTCCGCCTGGCTCCGAGTCGGGAACCATGGTGGCCCAGCCAATGGATAATTCGATTCCGGGCTCGGGCGACGGATTTTCTGGAGCAGCAACCTCAGCCCAGCCGTGCTCTCTTTAAGGCCCTGCTGCTGGGAGATCAGGGTGAGATTACCCCGGAGATGCGCCAGGCATTCAGCCGCACCGGCACCAGTCATCTGATAGCCATCTCCGGCCTGCATCTGGGGATGGTAGCGGCGGTCGCTTTCGGGCTGTTTTTCTGGCTGCTGCGGCGTTCAGTCTGGCTCTTGTTGCGAGTCAATGCCATTAAAATCGCGGCCCTAGCCGCCATTATTCCGGTTTGGGGATACGGTCTGATAGCCGGTGGTTCCCCGGCCACCCAGCGGGCTGAGATCATGATCCTGGTCTATCTATTATTGGTCCTGCTCGACCGCCACCGGGATCTCTATAGTGCCCTGGCCCTGGCCGCGCTGGTCATCCTGACCCTTTCACCCCTGACCTTATTTACCGTATCTTTTCAACTCTCCTTTATTTCGGTTCTGGGGTTGATTTATTTAACTCCGAAATGGGCGCCGTCTTTGAAGGCCTGGTGGTACGAAGGCGAACTGCCCCGTGGCCTCAGGCGGCGTTTGGCGTTTTGGATAGGCGATGCCCTGGCCGCTTCGGGGGCGGCTACCCTGGCGACGCTACCCCTGGTGGCCGCCAGCTTCAATCTGGTTCCTACTTATGGGGTGCTGGTCAATCTGGTGGCGATCCCGCTATTCAGTACCCTGACCGTGCCTCTGGGATTAGCGGCTCTGGTCCTTTTACCCTGGTCATCGGGATTGGCTCAACCATTAATCAGCCTGGGAAATCTGCTATTGAAAGCAGGCATATGGGTCATTTTCCAAGGCGCTCGCTTACCCCTGTCGTCTCTGACCGTACCGACGCCGACTCCCTTGCAGATTGGGGCCTTTTATCTGTTAGTATTCGGCCTGTTCCCGCGGCGACGGAATTTTTGGAGCTGGGCCAGCGTGGGACTGAGTGCCTTGCTCCTAATGGGATCCATCGGTTATCAGGCTCTAAGCTTGCGGATTAAATCGAATCTGGAGATCACCAGCCTCGATACCCGGGGGGAGATGGCCGCGTTAGCGACTTTGCCGGGCGGCACCCGGATGGTGATCAGTGGAGGAGTGCCAACCTGCGGGGATTTTGCCCGAGGCTCACGATCGCTGCTGACCTCTTTTCTGCACTACTGTCAGGTCTCGCAGGTGGACTATCTGGTGGCCCTGGCCACTACCAGGCAAAACGCCGGCACTTTGCTGACGGTAGCGCAAAATTTTACCCTGGGCCAGTTCTGGTACGAAGGTGGGCGGGTTCCAGACCCGGCTTTTTGGGAGCTCAGAAATATGCTCGGCGATCAACGGTTGCCGGTCCTTAATCTGGCTATCAAGCCGCCCCCGGCAGAGATTCAGGGAATTGAAATCAGGCTCTTCCAAGAATCACGGTGGCCTGGCGGGCGCTCCCATGGTCCTGTCGTCTTACAGTTGGGATATAAAAATCAGAGGCTGCTTTTTATCCCCCCGGCTCGCCGGGAATGGCTGGGGCGATTGGCAGATTTCGGAACGGCCTTGGCCAGCGAAGTGGTATGGGCCCCCCGGCGGCTGACCGACTCTAAGTTTTGGGGGACCCTGCTTCCTTATCTACACCCCCAAGTGGTGGTGGTTTCCGGCGGTTCTGGAGAGAAAGAGCCGGGTAAACAAGACGGGTTAGGAACTATCAAATGGTACTATACTGACCAGGGGGCAGTGACTGCGGTGGTATCGGATTCAGGCTTAACCATGCGGCAATGGCGCCCGTAA
- a CDS encoding zinc ribbon domain-containing protein produces the protein MPTYEFKCEKCGAEFTLIMSMSERESTKVKCPQCESEDVKQQLSHFMAKTSRKS, from the coding sequence ATGCCGACCTATGAGTTCAAATGTGAAAAATGTGGCGCTGAATTTACCCTGATTATGAGTATGAGCGAAAGAGAATCTACCAAGGTAAAGTGTCCCCAATGTGAATCTGAAGATGTTAAACAACAATTGAGCCATTTCATGGCTAAAACCTCGCGCAAGAGCTAA
- a CDS encoding deoxyribonuclease IV: MEMRFGFHLSIAGGLSQALRRAQALGCQSLQIFVQNPRTWRWRPVPDLEIEKFIALRRQIGLAPLVVHLSYLPNLGASEAALYQRSRDRLQRELELAAQLKADFLVCHPGHALVPDGSLDRVAAALAAAVSRIPPPPLILIENTAGQGRELGWQIWQLNKIIEFSQVPVGLCLDTAHAFAAGYDLRQMAGINRLADEIAQGTGLTALKVVHLNDSRARLGSYCDRHWHLGQGEIGLAGLRQFLNHAAFTPQAIILETPTKHADDDPRNLAVARSLLRPPTLISPLGYPS; encoded by the coding sequence ATGGAAATGCGCTTCGGATTCCACCTCTCCATTGCCGGCGGATTGAGCCAGGCACTGCGCCGGGCCCAGGCCCTGGGTTGCCAGAGTCTACAGATCTTCGTGCAGAATCCCCGGACCTGGCGCTGGCGCCCAGTGCCCGACTTAGAGATCGAGAAGTTTATTGCCCTCCGGCGTCAGATTGGCCTAGCGCCGCTGGTAGTACATCTTTCTTATCTGCCCAATCTGGGGGCCTCAGAAGCTGCCCTCTATCAGCGCTCCCGGGACCGCCTACAGCGGGAGTTGGAACTGGCCGCCCAACTGAAGGCCGATTTCCTGGTCTGTCATCCCGGGCATGCCCTGGTGCCAGACGGTAGCTTAGACCGGGTAGCAGCTGCCTTAGCTGCAGCCGTGAGCCGGATTCCGCCTCCGCCGCTCATCTTGATAGAAAACACCGCCGGGCAAGGGCGGGAACTGGGTTGGCAAATCTGGCAGCTCAATAAGATCATCGAATTTAGTCAGGTGCCGGTGGGATTGTGCCTGGATACAGCCCATGCCTTTGCCGCGGGCTACGATCTCCGGCAGATGGCCGGAATAAACCGGCTTGCAGACGAAATCGCCCAGGGTACGGGGCTAACGGCCTTAAAAGTGGTGCATCTGAATGACTCCCGGGCGCGGTTGGGATCCTACTGCGATCGCCATTGGCACCTGGGCCAGGGGGAAATCGGTCTGGCCGGACTGCGACAGTTTCTTAACCATGCCGCGTTTACCCCTCAGGCAATCATCCTTGAAACTCCCACAAAACACGCCGACGACGATCCCCGTAATCTGGCTGTGGCCCGCTCCCTACTGCGGCCTCCAACCCTGATTAGCCCTTTAGGTTACCCTTCCTGA
- a CDS encoding MerR family transcriptional regulator, whose translation MPQLQKRYYSIQAVAQTLGVHPQAIRLYEREGLITSVRSGKNRYYALRQIERLRVILQLRQELGVNLAGIEVILNMRDRLMELQKTVAELSGPGTSTRRPSPPAPPLEPPRIIVKEET comes from the coding sequence ATGCCACAGCTCCAGAAACGTTATTATTCAATCCAGGCGGTAGCCCAAACCCTCGGAGTCCATCCCCAGGCGATCCGCCTCTATGAACGGGAAGGATTGATTACCTCGGTCCGAAGCGGGAAAAACCGTTATTACGCCCTCCGGCAGATTGAGCGCTTGCGGGTTATCCTGCAGCTGCGCCAGGAATTGGGCGTCAATCTGGCCGGCATCGAGGTGATTCTGAATATGCGGGACCGCCTGATGGAATTGCAGAAGACGGTGGCGGAGCTGAGTGGCCCAGGTACTTCGACCCGGAGACCATCGCCGCCGGCCCCGCCCCTGGAGCCACCCCGAATTATTGTTAAAGAAGAGACATGA